One segment of Saprospiraceae bacterium DNA contains the following:
- a CDS encoding mannose-1-phosphate guanylyltransferase, whose product MKNTNHTYVAIMAGGVGSRFWPGSREARPKQFLDMLGVGKSLLRLTFERFLPICPASNIFIVTNVAYKALIKEQIPEITDNQILCEPSRNNTGPCVAYTSFKLAALDPEANFVIAPSDHIVLKEQAFLEKIQLALDFAAANDALVTLGIQPSRPDTGYGYIQMENESATGIFKVKRFAEKPDLETAKQFVTSGEYLWNAGIFVWSVRSILSAFENLSPDIFNILQQGDGLWNTPHEQDFIDKNYPTTPNISVDFAIMEKAKNVFTVPAEFGWSDLGTWASLYAECPKDERGNVLQGDHILAMDIADCLVRTPKGKLVVLKDLRDYIVVDEGDALLVYPKSKEQEIKQVTAIVKEKFGETYL is encoded by the coding sequence ATGAAAAACACCAACCACACCTACGTCGCCATCATGGCCGGCGGCGTCGGAAGCCGTTTTTGGCCGGGCAGCCGGGAGGCGCGTCCCAAACAATTCCTCGATATGCTCGGCGTGGGCAAGAGCCTGCTGCGCCTCACCTTCGAGCGTTTCCTGCCGATTTGCCCCGCTTCCAATATTTTTATCGTCACGAATGTGGCGTATAAGGCGCTGATTAAGGAGCAAATTCCTGAAATAACGGATAACCAAATCCTCTGCGAGCCGAGCCGAAATAATACTGGCCCTTGCGTGGCTTACACTTCGTTCAAACTTGCCGCGCTCGACCCGGAAGCCAATTTCGTCATCGCGCCAAGCGACCATATCGTGTTGAAAGAGCAAGCATTTCTCGAAAAAATTCAACTCGCGCTCGACTTCGCAGCAGCAAACGACGCCCTCGTCACGCTCGGCATTCAGCCTTCCCGCCCCGACACGGGTTACGGCTACATTCAAATGGAAAATGAGTCCGCGACTGGCATCTTTAAAGTGAAAAGGTTTGCCGAAAAACCAGATTTGGAGACCGCCAAACAATTCGTCACTTCCGGCGAATACCTCTGGAACGCGGGCATTTTCGTCTGGAGCGTGCGCTCCATCCTCTCTGCTTTTGAAAACCTGTCGCCTGACATTTTCAATATTTTGCAACAAGGCGACGGCCTTTGGAACACCCCGCACGAGCAGGATTTTATTGATAAAAACTACCCTACCACGCCCAACATCTCGGTGGATTTCGCTATCATGGAAAAAGCAAAAAACGTCTTCACCGTGCCCGCCGAATTCGGTTGGTCGGACCTCGGCACTTGGGCGAGCCTCTACGCCGAATGCCCGAAAGACGAGCGCGGCAACGTGCTGCAAGGCGACCACATCTTGGCAATGGATATCGCGGATTGCTTGGTGCGCACCCCAAAAGGAAAGCTTGTGGTGTTGAAAGATTTGCGCGATTACATCGTCGTGGATGAAGGCGACGCGCTGCTTGTCTATCCAAAATCCAAGGAGCAGGAAATCAAACAAGTGACCGCCATAGTCAAGGAAAAGTTTGGCGAAACCTATCTGTGA
- a CDS encoding DUF433 domain-containing protein, with translation MRNFTAISVHPEIQDGAPVFSGTRIRIETFYDFMRIGVSVSEFLEEFPSITRDQAIEVHDLVKQHYTVDQIKSLVTGPLNRPDVVGGRA, from the coding sequence ATGAGAAACTTCACCGCAATCTCAGTCCACCCCGAAATTCAGGATGGAGCCCCCGTATTCAGCGGTACGCGCATTCGAATAGAAACCTTCTATGATTTCATGCGAATTGGTGTCAGTGTCAGCGAGTTTCTGGAAGAATTCCCTTCCATCACACGCGACCAAGCCATAGAAGTACACGACCTTGTGAAGCAGCATTACACCGTTGACCAAATCAAATCACTTGTGACAGGCCCGCTCAATCGCCCCGATGTGGTGGGCGGCCGCGCTTAA
- a CDS encoding glycosyltransferase family 4 protein, which yields MTKKSPHTIALVANTAWNLWNFRRSLIELLVREGFQVICIAPEDDYSKKISALTGVRFVPLNKLSRKSLSPLSNLQTLTELARLLRHEHPDLAIFYTIKPNIFGALAARLTDTPAIATVEGLGYAATASPFFRKIIFTLYRFAFRFVEKVVFLNHDDRSEFLSHHAVPADKTLVVKGTGIDTTYFYPEKNAATESVFLFIGRLLSDKGIREFVQAAKQVKEVAPWSRFQILGSVDIGNPASIEQGELAHWVENQRVEYLGQSDDVRPSIARASVVVLPSYREGMPRALLEGMAMGKPVITTDSVGCRETVDEGHNGFIVPSENAEALAEAMLRYLSLPPDQQLAMGLHSRQKVETEFSNRVVLPQYLQLIREVLYPANKSR from the coding sequence ATGACCAAAAAGTCACCACACACCATCGCTCTTGTCGCCAACACGGCTTGGAACCTCTGGAATTTTCGGCGTTCGCTTATTGAGCTATTGGTGCGCGAAGGATTTCAAGTTATTTGCATAGCACCCGAAGATGACTATTCGAAGAAAATATCAGCCTTGACAGGTGTTCGGTTTGTCCCCCTCAATAAGTTGTCCCGAAAAAGCCTGTCACCTTTGAGCAACCTACAAACCCTCACCGAGCTCGCCCGGCTGCTGCGCCACGAGCACCCCGACCTTGCCATTTTTTATACAATTAAGCCCAACATATTCGGTGCCTTGGCCGCCCGATTGACAGATACGCCCGCCATTGCGACAGTGGAAGGGCTGGGTTACGCAGCCACTGCCTCACCTTTTTTCAGAAAAATCATTTTCACCCTCTATCGCTTCGCTTTTCGTTTTGTCGAAAAAGTCGTTTTCCTCAATCACGACGACCGCTCCGAATTTCTTTCTCACCACGCAGTGCCTGCCGACAAAACCTTGGTCGTCAAAGGAACAGGCATTGACACGACTTATTTTTATCCTGAAAAAAACGCCGCGACGGAATCTGTCTTCTTGTTCATCGGGCGGCTCTTGAGCGACAAAGGCATCCGCGAATTTGTGCAAGCGGCCAAGCAGGTGAAAGAGGTAGCCCCCTGGTCCCGCTTCCAAATTCTCGGCAGCGTGGACATCGGAAACCCAGCCTCCATCGAGCAGGGAGAACTGGCGCATTGGGTAGAAAACCAGCGCGTGGAGTACTTGGGACAAAGCGACGATGTGCGCCCGTCTATCGCCCGCGCCAGCGTCGTGGTGCTGCCGTCGTACCGCGAAGGGATGCCACGCGCCCTGCTCGAAGGCATGGCGATGGGCAAGCCCGTCATCACGACCGACAGCGTGGGCTGCCGCGAAACGGTGGACGAAGGACACAACGGCTTCATCGTCCCTTCTGAAAATGCTGAAGCCCTCGCCGAAGCCATGCTCCGTTACTTATCGCTCCCGCCCGACCAGCAATTGGCCATGGGGCTGCACAGCCGCCAGAAAGTGGAGACCGAATTCAGCAACCGCGTCGTGTTGCCGCAGTATCTTCAACTCATTCGGGAAGTGCTCTACCCCGCCAACAAATCGAGATAG
- a CDS encoding glycosyltransferase, whose translation MKLLIVTAWYRPFVHPRAHRWTALAEHWAAAGHEVHVVTARHRDCPDEAIVNGVHVRRSGFDSLKEVAYYYFRSKNARGRVGVLPKKPGAFTGLATWLYNAVWKKIYFPDDACLWYFPAKKKARKLLEQEKFDALITVSLPFTGHLIGLRLRNFQSFVNGQTVWLADIGDPFSIQAKPLNNNFLYGKTSRRLEQKVLESADAAIVTTVFTLKKYREQFGEKAVAKMHVIPPLLHPAPNPQTLKPSNLQTLRLAYFGALYAPVRTPDAFLDLLEKTFSIRPDLKGKIEVHFYGEVFPEFFEKLAAQPAIRLHGLRSREEVQKALYDIDILLNIGNTTDFQLPSKAVEYLAAGRPILNLSYTDDDPFAAFFGGDDLVFSLKIKNGRVGEEEVRRWLAWQEGEKKLPSEADLERAISPYRVEAIARRYLDLLAG comes from the coding sequence TTGAAACTACTCATCGTCACGGCTTGGTATCGCCCTTTCGTCCATCCGCGCGCGCATCGCTGGACGGCGCTGGCGGAGCACTGGGCGGCGGCGGGGCACGAGGTTCATGTGGTCACGGCTCGGCACCGTGATTGCCCCGACGAGGCGATTGTCAACGGAGTTCACGTCCGTCGCTCAGGTTTTGATTCTTTGAAGGAAGTGGCGTATTATTATTTTAGAAGCAAAAACGCGCGGGGCAGGGTAGGGGTGTTGCCAAAAAAGCCGGGCGCATTCACTGGTCTGGCGACTTGGCTTTACAACGCCGTTTGGAAAAAAATTTATTTCCCCGACGATGCCTGCCTGTGGTACTTTCCGGCAAAAAAGAAGGCGCGAAAACTGCTCGAACAAGAAAAATTCGATGCGCTGATTACGGTGTCGCTGCCGTTTACGGGGCATCTCATCGGGCTGCGTTTACGAAACTTTCAAAGTTTCGTAAACGGACAAACAGTATGGTTAGCCGACATCGGCGACCCTTTCAGTATTCAGGCCAAACCGTTGAACAACAATTTCTTGTATGGAAAAACAAGCCGTCGCCTCGAGCAAAAAGTCCTCGAAAGTGCCGATGCCGCAATTGTGACGACTGTCTTCACTCTGAAAAAATACCGCGAGCAATTTGGAGAAAAAGCCGTAGCGAAAATGCACGTCATTCCTCCACTGTTACACCCTGCACCCAACCCTCAAACCCTCAAACCTTCAAACCTTCAAACCCTCAGACTCGCCTACTTCGGCGCTCTCTACGCCCCCGTCCGCACACCCGACGCTTTTTTGGATTTGCTGGAAAAAACGTTTTCTATTCGACCAGATTTGAAAGGAAAAATCGAAGTCCATTTTTATGGAGAGGTTTTCCCTGAATTTTTTGAAAAGCTGGCCGCGCAACCAGCCATTCGCCTACATGGGCTTCGCTCGCGCGAGGAAGTGCAAAAGGCTTTATACGACATAGATATTTTGCTGAACATCGGCAACACGACCGATTTTCAACTGCCGAGCAAAGCGGTCGAGTACTTGGCGGCAGGCAGGCCGATTCTCAATTTGTCCTACACCGACGACGACCCTTTTGCCGCGTTTTTCGGAGGCGACGATTTGGTTTTCAGTTTAAAAATAAAAAACGGGAGGGTGGGAGAGGAGGAGGTACGGCGCTGGCTGGCGTGGCAGGAAGGAGAGAAAAAATTGCCGAGCGAAGCCGATTTGGAGCGGGCGATTTCGCCGTACAGGGTGGAAGCAATTGCGAGGCGCTATCTCGATTTGTTGGCGGGGTAG
- a CDS encoding glycosyltransferase family 4 protein gives MRVLHLFDIYLPSTLSWVAQLLDSLQEVEVEIGSPWMVRNQFFNPKFKHHIFPPQRLLVRRNSVPTRALPEQRSGVHLPATEFDFPFWQKLFTASQRRLPMYPFFLEKNLQNAPPDLLHAHFGPTGCLYLPLAKKLNRPLVVTFYGFDYSKLPNLRPVFREKYRQLFAEVAKVVAASEAGCEKLKSMGCPAEKLAIVPPSPRIEAFPFFERKKTARQLRLVQVATFTPKKGHLTTLEAFRLALKDCPDLHLTLAGEQQDKALVSRLRDYIATHRLEGNITWLDFIGHHDMAGFLRQFDAFIHPSCHAPDGDHEATPVVLLEAQATGLPVLATDHFDLPNEVLHERTGLLAPEGDAQVLAAYIRRFYFMENAEYRQFSQNARHHVEQNFDVKNSAQKLRALYETLTPRSSHLTP, from the coding sequence ATGAGAGTGCTCCACTTGTTCGACATTTATTTGCCGTCCACGCTCAGTTGGGTGGCGCAACTGCTCGATTCGCTGCAAGAGGTCGAAGTGGAAATCGGCTCGCCGTGGATGGTTCGCAACCAATTTTTCAACCCCAAGTTCAAGCACCACATCTTTCCGCCGCAGCGCCTCCTTGTACGCCGGAACAGCGTTCCGACGAGGGCGCTGCCGGAACAGCGTTCCGGCGTACATTTGCCTGCCACCGAGTTCGATTTTCCTTTTTGGCAAAAACTTTTCACCGCCTCGCAGCGCCGCCTGCCGATGTATCCTTTTTTTCTCGAAAAAAACCTGCAAAACGCTCCGCCCGACCTTCTGCACGCACATTTCGGTCCAACGGGGTGCCTCTATTTGCCGTTGGCAAAAAAATTGAACCGCCCGCTCGTCGTCACGTTTTACGGCTTCGATTATTCCAAACTTCCCAACTTGCGACCCGTTTTTCGGGAAAAATATCGGCAACTTTTTGCGGAGGTGGCCAAAGTGGTGGCGGCAAGCGAGGCAGGTTGCGAAAAACTGAAAAGCATGGGTTGCCCGGCGGAAAAACTCGCCATCGTGCCGCCCAGCCCCCGTATCGAAGCGTTTCCTTTTTTTGAAAGAAAAAAAACGGCGAGGCAATTGCGTCTCGTGCAAGTCGCCACTTTTACCCCCAAAAAAGGCCACCTGACCACGCTCGAAGCCTTCCGCCTCGCTTTGAAGGATTGTCCCGACCTGCATTTGACTTTGGCGGGCGAACAACAAGACAAGGCGCTGGTCAGCAGGTTGCGCGACTACATTGCGACGCATCGTTTGGAAGGCAACATCACTTGGCTCGACTTCATCGGTCACCACGACATGGCTGGCTTTCTTCGGCAATTCGATGCCTTCATCCATCCCAGTTGCCATGCGCCCGATGGCGACCACGAGGCCACGCCCGTCGTGTTGCTGGAAGCGCAGGCCACCGGGCTGCCGGTGCTGGCGACCGACCATTTTGACCTGCCCAACGAGGTGCTGCACGAGCGCACTGGCCTGCTCGCTCCCGAAGGCGACGCGCAGGTTTTGGCCGCCTACATCCGCCGCTTCTACTTCATGGAAAATGCGGAATACCGGCAGTTTAGCCAAAATGCCCGCCACCACGTAGAGCAAAATTTCGACGTAAAAAACAGCGCCCAAAAACTCCGCGCTCTCTACGAAACCCTCACGCCTCGCTCCTCACACCTCACACCTTGA
- a CDS encoding glycosyltransferase family 4 protein, whose product MRYFEPNLNGIFSAILHKKGMALWFCVTFARHFVMLGFVLSSIVKHLKIALNTRFLLPGQLEGFGWYTHEIARRMAVQHPEDEFFFLFDRPFDAQFVYGKNVTPVVLPPRARFAPQFYFWFEWAVPKALKAIGADVFFSPDAMCSLSTKTPSVMTCHDLVPLHYPAQIPLIHRHYLLHFLPKHLRRADRVLTVSDYVRQDIFQTCGIPLEKITTVHNGCREGFYPLQDFEKQQIRNEYANGQAFFFYVGAIHPRKNIPHLIRAFDLFINKTAAPVKLLLAGRFAWETGEVKTAFEQANSRANIRFLGHLENEKLPKLMASALALTYVSISEGFGLPVLEAMNTDTPVLTANTTSLPEVAGDAALLVDPFSEIAIAEGLEKLWRDENLRQKLIEKGRVQRQKFSWDVAAQRIYQILKETAAK is encoded by the coding sequence GTGAGATACTTTGAGCCAAACCTTAACGGGATTTTCAGCGCCATCCTCCACAAAAAGGGGATGGCGCTTTGGTTTTGCGTTACTTTTGCCCGCCATTTCGTGATGCTCGGATTTGTTTTGTCATCTATCGTCAAGCACTTGAAAATCGCCCTCAACACCCGATTCCTCCTGCCCGGCCAACTCGAAGGCTTCGGCTGGTACACGCACGAAATCGCGCGGCGAATGGCGGTGCAACACCCTGAAGATGAGTTCTTTTTCCTGTTCGACCGACCTTTCGACGCGCAGTTTGTCTATGGGAAAAATGTCACGCCCGTCGTGCTGCCGCCTCGCGCGCGGTTTGCCCCGCAATTCTATTTTTGGTTCGAATGGGCGGTGCCGAAAGCCTTGAAAGCAATCGGCGCCGATGTGTTTTTCTCCCCCGATGCCATGTGCAGCCTTTCGACCAAAACGCCGAGCGTGATGACTTGCCACGACCTCGTGCCGCTGCATTACCCCGCACAAATTCCCTTGATTCACCGCCACTACCTCCTTCATTTTTTGCCCAAACACCTGCGCCGCGCCGACCGGGTTTTGACCGTTTCAGACTATGTTCGCCAAGATATTTTTCAAACTTGCGGCATCCCGTTGGAAAAAATCACGACGGTACACAACGGCTGCCGCGAAGGTTTTTATCCCCTTCAAGATTTTGAAAAACAACAAATTCGGAATGAATACGCCAACGGACAAGCCTTCTTTTTTTATGTCGGTGCCATTCACCCGCGCAAGAACATTCCCCACCTGATTCGTGCTTTTGATTTGTTTATCAACAAAACCGCCGCGCCGGTGAAACTCTTGCTCGCGGGGCGCTTCGCGTGGGAAACCGGCGAGGTGAAAACGGCCTTCGAGCAGGCGAACAGCCGCGCCAACATTCGTTTTCTCGGCCACCTTGAAAATGAAAAATTGCCGAAACTCATGGCCTCGGCGCTGGCGTTGACCTACGTTTCCATCAGCGAGGGGTTCGGCCTGCCGGTGCTCGAAGCGATGAACACGGACACGCCGGTGCTGACCGCCAACACGACTTCGCTGCCCGAGGTGGCCGGCGATGCGGCTTTGCTCGTTGACCCTTTTTCCGAAATTGCCATTGCCGAGGGCTTGGAAAAACTTTGGCGCGACGAAAATTTGAGACAGAAATTGATTGAGAAAGGGCGCGTGCAGCGCCAAAAATTCAGTTGGGATGTGGCGGCGCAGCGGATTTATCAAATTCTAAAAGAAACGGCAGCAAAATGA
- a CDS encoding nucleoid-associated protein — protein sequence MLDFSAARLSRFAATWVGNKNRYEGVVIPKQTLVPLHDVAEEMLISAFLKPFEKTEEFFYFHHEEDVSNHLVYQACMSVFQDPESLSEQAGKLAQMLYEHCDNPKVQGGELFVAYFEDLLLQGEPVNAIGLWKIQSKDPYLKTERTAESFALNVLEGIPVTGKPEVAALIFSLDEAEGYRICALDTVSKKDERSFWKDEFLRLRPIEDNYFNTRHYISLSSEFITQKAPFKFGLDRTDTIDLLNRSGDYFKDNEQFELNDFAGSLFPEEEQQEAFREFRDQYAKAYAVPLEDKFDISGQAVKKEFKVFKSVLKLDKNFHIYVHGRRDLIERGFDEEKGKKYYKVYFENEE from the coding sequence ATGCTCGATTTTTCCGCAGCCCGGCTCTCTCGCTTCGCCGCCACTTGGGTCGGCAACAAAAACCGCTACGAAGGCGTGGTCATCCCGAAACAAACCCTCGTCCCCCTGCACGACGTGGCCGAAGAAATGCTCATCTCGGCATTTCTCAAACCCTTTGAAAAAACGGAGGAGTTCTTCTACTTCCACCACGAGGAGGATGTGAGCAATCACCTTGTTTATCAAGCGTGTATGTCGGTCTTTCAAGACCCCGAATCGCTGTCGGAACAAGCGGGCAAACTCGCTCAGATGCTCTATGAGCATTGCGATAACCCGAAGGTGCAAGGCGGCGAATTGTTCGTCGCTTACTTTGAAGACTTGCTCTTGCAAGGCGAGCCGGTGAACGCCATCGGCCTTTGGAAAATCCAATCGAAAGACCCGTATTTAAAGACTGAGCGCACCGCCGAGTCCTTCGCGCTCAATGTGTTGGAGGGAATCCCTGTGACGGGCAAGCCCGAAGTCGCGGCGCTGATTTTCAGCCTCGACGAAGCGGAAGGTTATCGAATTTGTGCCCTCGACACGGTGTCGAAAAAAGACGAGCGCTCGTTCTGGAAAGACGAGTTTTTGCGCCTGCGCCCCATCGAGGACAACTACTTCAACACGCGGCACTACATCAGCCTGTCGAGCGAATTTATCACCCAAAAAGCGCCGTTCAAATTCGGTCTCGACCGCACGGACACGATTGACTTGCTCAACCGTTCGGGCGACTATTTCAAAGACAATGAGCAATTTGAGTTGAACGACTTTGCCGGAAGCCTGTTCCCGGAAGAAGAGCAGCAGGAGGCATTCCGCGAATTCCGCGACCAGTACGCGAAGGCTTACGCCGTGCCATTGGAGGACAAATTCGACATCAGCGGTCAGGCGGTGAAAAAGGAATTCAAGGTGTTCAAGAGCGTTTTGAAATTGGACAAAAACTTCCACATCTACGTCCACGGGCGGCGCGACCTCATCGAGCGCGGTTTCGACGAGGAGAAGGGGAAGAAATATTATAAGGTGTATTTTGAGAATGAGGAATAG
- a CDS encoding GNAT family N-acetyltransferase, protein MGIIFTTVATPDEVRQILDLQAQNLPTSLSAETMASQGFVTVRHDPAVLQRMNEVAPAVIAKDGEQVVGYALVMPREFAPQVPILEPMFEMLNGLSWKNKSLKDNPRWFVMGQICVAEGYRGMGIFDGLYHKMKAEYRLRYDFTVTEVAERNTRSMRAHERVGFQTLHIYPDATTGEVWRVIVLEF, encoded by the coding sequence ATGGGAATCATTTTCACCACCGTCGCCACACCTGATGAAGTGCGACAAATTCTCGATTTGCAGGCGCAAAACCTGCCGACCTCGCTTTCTGCCGAAACGATGGCGAGCCAAGGGTTCGTCACCGTGCGCCACGACCCTGCGGTGTTGCAGCGCATGAACGAGGTCGCCCCCGCTGTCATCGCCAAAGACGGTGAGCAAGTGGTTGGCTATGCGCTCGTGATGCCGCGCGAATTCGCACCGCAGGTGCCGATTTTAGAGCCGATGTTTGAAATGCTGAATGGTTTGTCCTGGAAAAATAAGTCTTTGAAAGATAACCCGCGCTGGTTTGTGATGGGTCAAATCTGTGTCGCCGAAGGGTATCGCGGCATGGGCATTTTCGATGGTTTATACCACAAAATGAAGGCGGAGTATCGCCTGCGCTACGATTTTACGGTGACGGAAGTGGCCGAGCGAAACACCCGTTCCATGCGCGCGCACGAGCGGGTGGGGTTTCAGACTTTGCACATTTATCCTGACGCGACGACGGGTGAAGTTTGGCGGGTGATTGTGTTGGAGTTTTGA
- a CDS encoding Re/Si-specific NAD(P)(+) transhydrogenase subunit alpha has product MTLGILKEGDGEQRVAVTPDAVPTLLKLGFQKILVESGAGDTAFFDDASYTKQGAQIADTATVLKESNLLVKIHPLPKAALGKLSAGQILIGQFNPLVQKEVVDDLLKSGISAFSLDLAPRTTRAQALDVLSSMATVAGYKAVLTAANHLPTFFPMFMTAAGTIKPAKVLILGAGVAGLQAIATAKRLGAVVEAFDVRAAAKEEVLSLGAKFVEVEGAVDDKSAGGYAVEQTEEFKQKQAQLIHDHAVAADVVICTAQIPGRKAPLLLRKDTVAAMKSGAVIVDLAASTGGNCEVTENGKTIRHNNVTIIGDSNLPASIPKDASVMYGKNIINFLKLIMLKGELSLNFEDDIVAATCVAHKGEILSERLKQVMATA; this is encoded by the coding sequence ATGACGCTTGGCATTTTGAAAGAAGGCGACGGCGAGCAGCGTGTGGCCGTCACGCCCGATGCGGTTCCGACCTTGTTAAAATTAGGTTTTCAAAAAATTCTGGTTGAAAGCGGCGCGGGCGACACGGCTTTTTTCGACGACGCAAGTTACACCAAACAAGGCGCGCAAATCGCTGACACAGCGACGGTTCTGAAAGAATCGAACCTTTTGGTCAAAATCCATCCGCTCCCGAAAGCTGCACTCGGCAAACTCTCCGCAGGTCAAATTCTCATCGGCCAGTTCAACCCGCTCGTGCAAAAAGAAGTGGTGGACGACCTGCTGAAATCAGGCATTTCGGCTTTCAGCCTCGACCTCGCGCCGCGCACCACCCGCGCTCAGGCGCTCGACGTGCTTTCCTCGATGGCGACGGTGGCGGGCTACAAAGCCGTGTTGACGGCGGCCAACCACCTCCCGACTTTTTTCCCGATGTTCATGACTGCCGCAGGCACGATTAAACCCGCCAAAGTGCTCATCCTCGGCGCGGGCGTGGCAGGCCTCCAAGCCATCGCGACGGCCAAACGCCTCGGCGCAGTGGTGGAAGCCTTCGACGTGCGGGCTGCCGCGAAAGAAGAGGTGCTGAGCCTCGGCGCCAAATTCGTGGAAGTGGAAGGCGCGGTGGACGACAAATCGGCAGGCGGCTATGCAGTGGAGCAAACCGAAGAATTCAAACAAAAACAGGCGCAACTCATTCACGACCACGCCGTTGCAGCCGACGTGGTGATTTGCACGGCGCAGATTCCGGGTCGCAAAGCGCCGCTCTTGCTTCGCAAAGACACCGTCGCCGCCATGAAATCCGGCGCGGTCATCGTGGATTTGGCAGCCTCCACCGGCGGCAACTGCGAGGTGACGGAGAACGGGAAAACGATTCGCCACAACAACGTGACCATCATCGGCGACTCGAATCTTCCGGCTTCAATTCCGAAAGACGCGAGCGTGATGTACGGCAAAAACATCATCAACTTCCTCAAACTCATCATGCTCAAAGGCGAGTTGAGCCTCAATTTCGAGGACGACATCGTGGCGGCGACTTGCGTGGCGCACAAGGGCGAGATATTAAGTGAAAGGTTGAAGCAGGTGATGGCGACTGCGTAA
- a CDS encoding NAD(P) transhydrogenase subunit alpha, which yields MSEFFLENQSLIYIVILSILLGIEVISNVPAILHTPLMSGANAIHGVVIIGAIIVMGHASSDDYLALTLGFLAVLLGTLNVVGGFVVTNRMLEMFKKKKG from the coding sequence ATGTCAGAATTTTTTCTTGAAAATCAATCCCTTATCTACATCGTCATCCTGTCCATCCTTTTGGGTATCGAGGTGATTTCCAACGTGCCGGCCATCCTGCACACGCCGCTCATGTCGGGCGCGAATGCTATTCACGGCGTCGTCATCATCGGTGCCATCATCGTGATGGGCCACGCCTCGAGTGACGATTATCTCGCGCTCACGTTGGGTTTTCTCGCCGTTTTGCTCGGCACGCTCAACGTGGTCGGCGGCTTCGTCGTCACCAACCGGATGCTGGAAATGTTTAAGAAAAAGAAGGGTTGA